Proteins encoded in a region of the Paucidesulfovibrio longus DSM 6739 genome:
- the rpsI gene encoding 30S ribosomal protein S9, producing the protein MSDFSYGTGRRKESVARTRLYPAGSGQILVNNKPVSEYFPRKALQMIIEQPLKLVRLLDKVDIKVTCAGGGMSGQAQAVRHGIARALEKMDPELRPALKRAGLLTRDARTKERKKYGQPGARAKYQYSKR; encoded by the coding sequence ATGAGCGATTTTAGCTACGGCACCGGCAGACGTAAGGAATCCGTCGCCAGAACCCGCCTCTACCCGGCGGGCAGCGGACAGATCCTTGTGAACAACAAGCCCGTGAGCGAGTATTTCCCGCGCAAGGCCCTGCAGATGATCATTGAGCAGCCCCTGAAGCTCGTGCGTCTGCTGGACAAGGTCGACATCAAAGTCACCTGCGCCGGCGGCGGCATGTCCGGACAGGCCCAGGCCGTCCGTCACGGCATCGCCCGCGCCCTGGAGAAGATGGATCCCGAGCTGCGCCCGGCCCTGAAGCGCGCCGGCCTGCTCACCCGCGACGCCCGCACCAAGGAACGCAAGAAGTACGGTCAGCCCGGCGCCCGCGCCAAGTACCAGTACTCCAAGCGTTAA
- the rplM gene encoding 50S ribosomal protein L13, with protein MKTYTPTPADISNDWIVVDATDKILGRLATEITRRLLGKHKPEFANHMDNGDFVVVVNAEKVKVTGRKMEQKRYYKHSGFPGGLKTKTLAEMLERKPENVLLKAVRGMLPKTRLGRQQLKKLKVYAGPEHPHQAQQPKTLDF; from the coding sequence ATGAAGACATACACCCCGACTCCTGCAGATATCAGTAACGACTGGATCGTGGTCGACGCCACGGACAAGATCCTCGGTCGCCTCGCCACCGAGATCACCCGTCGTCTGCTTGGCAAACATAAGCCCGAATTCGCCAACCACATGGACAACGGCGACTTCGTGGTTGTGGTCAATGCCGAGAAGGTCAAGGTCACCGGCCGCAAGATGGAGCAGAAGCGCTACTACAAGCACTCCGGCTTTCCCGGCGGACTGAAGACCAAGACCCTGGCTGAAATGTTGGAAAGAAAGCCTGAAAACGTCCTGCTCAAGGCCGTTCGCGGCATGCTTCCCAAGACCCGTCTCGGTCGGCAGCAGCTCAAGAAGCTGAAGGTCTACGCCGGTCCCGAGCATCCGCATCAGGCCCAGCAGCCCAAAACTCTCGATTTTTAA
- a CDS encoding c-type cytochrome → MKRILIVLSLAVFLGAGMAAFAADGETLYTRCKGCHGADGSKPQDGMVIKGKSSEELEKAMLGYKAGTFGGEKKAIMVSQMSRLSDADIKTLADYMAGF, encoded by the coding sequence ATGAAACGTATCCTTATCGTGCTTTCGTTGGCTGTGTTTTTGGGAGCCGGCATGGCGGCCTTTGCCGCTGACGGCGAGACCCTGTACACCCGCTGCAAGGGCTGCCACGGCGCGGACGGCTCCAAGCCTCAGGACGGAATGGTCATCAAGGGCAAGAGTTCCGAGGAACTGGAAAAGGCCATGCTCGGCTACAAGGCCGGCACCTTCGGCGGGGAAAAGAAGGCCATCATGGTCTCCCAGATGAGCCGCCTTTCCGATGCGGACATCAAGACCCTGGCCGACTACATGGCCGGATTCTAG
- a CDS encoding SCO family protein: MYGNGKAAVAAFVAAAALTLAAFAGGSPALAQDTAPAMERHEGMESGHAAAPGSSESPGTMDMGQTSAADGHGEVAAPGTDAQPQGMEAHEGMDGHESMPEMDGQMPAHVHPTESPADVGVTEHLGEFLPEGILFTDSHGNQVDLRHVIDKPTIIAPVYFNCPTVCNLLQSSLARSLPQVGLKPGTEYQVLSVSFDELDTPEIAARKKKQYMAAMQGNFPDQAWRFLVGDMQNIRAFTDAIGFGFRRLDRDFAHPVILVAVSPQGRIVRYLYGNAFMPFDLAMAATEAAEGKVGLSVKRVLSFCFSYDPEGRQYTFNIMRVAGSAVLIGLGILALALFFGGKKRKRN; the protein is encoded by the coding sequence GTGTACGGAAACGGAAAAGCGGCGGTTGCGGCGTTTGTCGCAGCCGCCGCGCTGACACTCGCAGCGTTCGCCGGGGGCTCTCCCGCCCTGGCGCAGGACACCGCTCCGGCCATGGAGCGGCACGAGGGCATGGAGTCCGGTCACGCCGCCGCGCCCGGATCTTCCGAATCCCCCGGAACCATGGACATGGGGCAGACGTCGGCCGCCGACGGGCACGGCGAAGTGGCCGCTCCCGGCACGGATGCGCAGCCTCAAGGCATGGAAGCGCACGAAGGCATGGACGGGCACGAGAGCATGCCCGAGATGGACGGGCAGATGCCCGCCCACGTGCACCCGACCGAATCGCCAGCGGATGTGGGCGTGACCGAGCACCTCGGCGAATTTCTGCCCGAGGGCATCCTCTTCACGGACAGCCACGGCAACCAGGTGGATCTGCGCCACGTCATCGACAAGCCCACCATCATCGCGCCCGTGTATTTCAATTGTCCCACGGTCTGCAACCTGCTGCAAAGCTCGCTGGCCCGCTCCCTGCCGCAGGTCGGCCTGAAGCCCGGCACGGAGTATCAGGTGCTCTCCGTCAGCTTCGACGAGCTGGACACGCCGGAAATCGCCGCGCGCAAGAAGAAGCAGTACATGGCCGCCATGCAGGGCAATTTCCCGGACCAGGCCTGGCGGTTCCTCGTGGGCGACATGCAGAACATCCGCGCCTTCACCGACGCCATCGGCTTCGGATTCCGGCGGCTGGACCGCGATTTCGCCCATCCCGTGATCCTGGTGGCTGTCTCGCCCCAGGGCCGCATCGTGCGCTACCTCTACGGCAACGCCTTCATGCCCTTCGACCTGGCCATGGCCGCGACGGAAGCCGCCGAGGGCAAGGTGGGCCTTTCCGTGAAGCGCGTGCTCTCCTTCTGCTTCTCCTACGACCCCGAAGGCAGGCAATACACCTTCAACATCATGCGCGTGGCCGGCAGCGCCGTGCTCATAGGGCTGGGCATCCTGGCGCTGGCCCTGTTCTTCGGCGGCAAGAAGCGGAAGCGAAACTAG